The following nucleotide sequence is from Flavobacterium sp. N1736.
AAAAGTGCTGATAGCCTAAATATTGTTGTATATAACCGCTTAACATTCCCGGCAACATCATTCCTAAAGCCATAAATCCGGTTGCGAGCGCGTAATGTGCTGTTTTTGATTCTCCTTCGGCGACATGTATTAAGAACATCATGAAAGCGGTAAAACCAAAACCGTAACCAAATTGTTCTAAAATTACAACGGCATAAATATAATGAATTGAAGCAGGATGGAAAAAAGCCAATAAAATAAATCCGATAATAGGAAGATGCATCGCTAAAAACATAGGAAACATCCATTTTGTAAGTCCTTGTTTTGAAATCGCAATTCCGCCTAAAATTCCGCCTAAAGTTAAAGCTCCAACACCAAAAGTTCCGTAAATTATTCCAACAGCTTCTGTATCTAAAGCCATTCCTCCAAGATTTTTTGCATCTAATAAAAACGGACTTAGCATTTTAAGTAATTGTGATTCTCCTAAACGGAATAATAAAATAAAAGCCAATACTAATCCGATTTGTTTTTTCTTAAAGAAACTTACAAAGATAGTAGCGAAGTTTTGATGGTGAAGTTCTTTGTTATTTTCAACGGCATTTATTTCATTTCTTGGTGTAAAAATGAAATTATAAACGGTTATAAAAGTCATTAATAAACCAACAGCGATCATTGTATAGGACCACGCTTTTGTATTGTCTCCGTATTTATGTTCTAAATATCCGGCAAACAAAACGATTAATCCGTTTCCGGCAAGTAATGAAAGTCGGTAAAAAGTACTCCTGATTCCTAAAAAGAAAGATTGTTGATTTTCAGGTAAAACCAATAAATAAAAACCATCGCTGGCAATATCATTAGAAGCAGATGCAAAAGCGGCAACCCAAAATATAGCCAGTGTCATGATGAAAAATCCACTTGCCGGAATTGTAAAACCGACCAATAAAAACGCAATCGAAATAAGCAATTGCATAGATAAAAACCATTTTCTTTTGGTTCCATTCAATTCAATAAACGGGCTCCAAAGCGGTTTTATAACCCAGGGAAGATATAATAAACTGGTATAAACTCCAATGTCTTCATTTGAAATTCCAAGATTTTTGTACATAATGACCGAAACGGAAATAATGACGGCGTAAGGCAAGCCAGAGGCAAAATTTAGTAACGGAATCCAAAACCACGGTTTATTATCTGTTTTCATTCGGTTGCGCAGGTGTATAGGTTTTAAATGTCTTTTTTGTGTCGATAGTAGTTGGGGTACTTTCGTTCGCAAAATAATCAATAAATGTTACAGCGCAAGCTTTATATTGATTCATTTTTTCGGCAGGAATAGAAAATGAGATTGTACCGTCGATTTCATGAACCGTAATCTTGTCAATTATTTGCGTAGCATCATTTGTATTGATTTTCGAAATATGATCTGCTCCGTAAATTACCATATAACGAACTTTGGTATTTAGTGGCGATTTAATATTGAAATAATATTTTGTACTGTCTTTTGAGAATTCGTTTACCGTTGGAATATCAATTACAATGCGCTTTAAATTAGGAACTGCCGGCGGAAGCGCAGGATATTTATATTGATTTTCTTCTAAAAGACGAACGATATCAAAGTTTTTATTCATGAACCATTTTGAACTGAAATAAGCACTTCCGCCCACTTTTTTGAAACTTCTGGCATAATCAATTTGAGTTGGAATCTCACTCACATAATTCCAGCTTTTGTCGCCATCTCCTCGAATTTTATAAGAAGCGTGACCAATATAAAGTGCTGTATTATTCGAGTTTTCAGACCACCATTTTACGAGTTTTGAATATGAAGCTCTGGGATTATTCATGCTCCAATATAGTTGAGGCATAATATAATCGATCCATTTTTGATCCATCCATAAAATAGGATCTGCATATAAATCGTCATAATTTGAAGTCGATTGTGTCTCGGAACCTTTTGGATCAACTGAT
It contains:
- a CDS encoding MFS transporter; its protein translation is MKTDNKPWFWIPLLNFASGLPYAVIISVSVIMYKNLGISNEDIGVYTSLLYLPWVIKPLWSPFIELNGTKRKWFLSMQLLISIAFLLVGFTIPASGFFIMTLAIFWVAAFASASNDIASDGFYLLVLPENQQSFFLGIRSTFYRLSLLAGNGLIVLFAGYLEHKYGDNTKAWSYTMIAVGLLMTFITVYNFIFTPRNEINAVENNKELHHQNFATIFVSFFKKKQIGLVLAFILLFRLGESQLLKMLSPFLLDAKNLGGMALDTEAVGIIYGTFGVGALTLGGILGGIAISKQGLTKWMFPMFLAMHLPIIGFILLAFFHPASIHYIYAVVILEQFGYGFGFTAFMMFLIHVAEGESKTAHYALATGFMALGMMLPGMLSGYIQQYLGYQHFFIWVLLATIPGLILSRFLIFPKDFGKKSEEV